From the Borrelia puertoricensis genome, one window contains:
- a CDS encoding phospho-sugar mutase: MKNNKLKKKVEKYIQLEKNKYFKNEAIRLLNENNEGELYNRFYKELEFGTAGMRGIIGAGTHYINTYNITKASQGIANYILEITLSPKVVISYDSRYFSKIFAYDAAKIFASNGLKVYIYKNLRSTPQLSYTVRKLDCDLGIMITASHNTKEYNGYKVYWKEGAQIIPPHDTLITSEIKKVSNVKNTLTKKEGINKQAIIELNDEIDITYIEKINEEFPDFNKKSKNTNLKIAYTPLHGTGGTIIKELFKGSKVELLIEPSQIIPDPEFPTVNYPNPEEHTTMSKVIELAKRENCDIAFATDPDADRMGIAFNEDKKWKTLNGNQIACILMNYLLSREKNPKNVFVIASFTTTPMLNKIAKKYNSTLYRTYTGFKWIGHLIDEIKTKEPNKKFIFGCEESYGYLIGSGTRDKDAFSAIKGFCDLMLTLKKNQTTIGKYLQEMYKELGYYEDFIINKSFQGSNGDFLREELMSKFRNKIKKNFAGINIIKKLDYKKLTETDMNGNVYKITKYKYTTNAIKFLLENEIEITIRPSGTEPKIKFYVSIYSRYEQKNNIFDIINSIKMEIEKY, translated from the coding sequence ATGAAAAATAATAAACTTAAAAAAAAAGTAGAAAAATACATTCAACTTGAAAAAAACAAATACTTTAAAAATGAAGCAATAAGATTACTTAATGAAAATAATGAGGGGGAACTGTACAATAGATTTTATAAAGAGCTAGAATTTGGCACCGCTGGAATGAGAGGCATCATTGGAGCTGGAACACACTATATCAACACCTATAATATTACAAAAGCAAGTCAAGGAATTGCCAATTATATCCTTGAAATCACACTAAGTCCTAAAGTTGTAATAAGTTATGATTCAAGATACTTCTCAAAAATTTTTGCATATGACGCTGCCAAGATCTTTGCATCAAATGGCCTTAAAGTTTATATATACAAAAATTTAAGATCAACACCCCAGTTATCATATACAGTTAGAAAATTAGATTGTGATCTTGGAATAATGATAACAGCAAGTCATAATACAAAAGAATACAATGGATATAAAGTATATTGGAAAGAGGGTGCTCAAATAATACCTCCTCATGACACACTAATAACATCAGAAATCAAAAAAGTATCTAATGTTAAAAATACACTCACAAAAAAAGAAGGTATAAATAAGCAAGCAATAATTGAACTTAATGATGAGATTGATATAACATACATAGAAAAAATAAATGAAGAATTTCCTGATTTCAATAAAAAAAGCAAAAACACAAATTTAAAAATAGCATATACTCCTTTGCACGGAACAGGAGGAACAATAATAAAAGAATTATTTAAAGGCAGTAAAGTAGAACTTTTAATTGAACCAAGTCAAATAATCCCTGACCCAGAATTTCCGACAGTCAATTATCCTAATCCTGAAGAACATACTACCATGTCTAAAGTAATAGAACTTGCAAAAAGAGAAAACTGTGATATTGCATTTGCAACCGACCCAGATGCTGATAGGATGGGTATAGCTTTTAATGAGGATAAAAAATGGAAAACTCTAAACGGCAATCAAATTGCATGCATTTTAATGAATTACTTATTATCTAGAGAAAAGAATCCTAAAAATGTATTTGTGATAGCTTCTTTCACTACAACACCAATGCTAAATAAGATAGCAAAAAAATATAACTCAACATTATATAGAACATATACAGGATTTAAATGGATAGGACACTTAATAGATGAGATAAAAACAAAAGAACCAAACAAAAAATTTATTTTTGGATGTGAAGAAAGTTATGGATACTTAATTGGCAGCGGAACTAGAGATAAAGACGCATTTTCAGCCATAAAAGGATTTTGTGACTTAATGTTAACATTAAAAAAGAATCAAACAACAATAGGAAAATATCTTCAAGAAATGTACAAAGAGCTTGGATATTATGAAGACTTTATAATTAATAAAAGTTTTCAAGGAAGTAATGGGGACTTTTTAAGAGAAGAATTAATGTCAAAATTTAGGAACAAAATTAAAAAAAACTTTGCAGGAATTAACATAATCAAAAAATTAGACTATAAAAAATTAACAGAAACCGATATGAATGGCAATGTATATAAAATAACAAAATACAAGTATACTACAAATGCAATAAAATTTTTATTAGAAAACGAAATAGAAATAACCATCAGACCATCTGGAACAGAGCCAAAAATTAAATTTTATGTATCCATATATTCAAGATACGAACAAAAAAACAATATTTTTGATATAATAAACAGTATAAAAATGGAGATAGAAAAGTATTAA
- a CDS encoding LPS-assembly protein LptD has translation MQEFLYGNVFKRSFVILFLVSIFNCFILFAQDVNDKKSLKDKKNLTLMQKANLKELELSSDEDLKKWALREGIEEKDVSKIKSLLLEKFGISPELFSKDSKDVGRYKIIIESTDNLENFTYEITGDETIIFKGKVNLIIEDIKDNKKHNIKGDKIIFNKNSKKLFSSGNVEYKFDLSTDEKLYFYGGELFIDFDSQNFLLKNGIVQKKMNKNLIDHIVSFGGKVLRKLDNDSNILEEAFITTSKVPEPYYSIRASKIWILPSGDLGVLKAVFYIGRVPIFYIPFFFKPGDSLFFNPSLGYSSRKGLTLFNTVYLLGKKSANIDEVSFLDFDFHSVYNSDKKSYIRNGYLTYFFAEDIVSKVNQDHVKLIFDIYSNLGFYSGIDFDLGDTLDLFKTFEGSFGIGLTRTLYDHNFSGDYRPFSGNSINYSLFSFDNINKGDIFGFEVPFRYLLKSKSEFLVSDALFSLIFEHYSDPYVMIDFKDRLESATFFSILSPLKDSSETEKMISGFDWNLSSFYNRTFYDNTLIDYRLNNLGFTFKLASYENIFGKNPKSFNDPTRKWFYLERVYLPYIDLNFQKELYNNGWTSFSNSKGKEIIMVPKVKNVGDDVEDDKDKSNAKKLVEKKDLTKDVYLSPKPIVSDNLSKQDSFYIRLGMNPYFKNNIFFDDSKFKSPQEFKYDVKTYLFEIKNKIDLKFHADFYNRLVTFEDVLYLSTTEYNPLDKDYNLVDKDKKGEHSLINKVNLNLLPFMLYPAFSRSSIKFENKITLYSFDKKYDKDSKMLDGKNNTIFLKSPETLHQELNFGLIYDYRFFTTSLSGVLKNTFESIYASSELKFAMEFPYLLQEVGIGIKYDKKFKKDEKKSVFKNTSVNLKPLKPISPYKNLEMHPALYYKIEPRYLDYLKLIFLVAYDPLINGLSELSFKFNVYDFLFEFAMKNDFEYKYDKLIGDFAKVGSTTNLIPYSLSFQYKKDLYDFKFFDEKLKIGLGTDVGWKMNLQKFVDNEFWFEFTFKFRYTKFFELNLSTRSINTKTFRYFGGYMEQAEFETVNLFADLFQSFNFFNIQDRKKSLFKIKKISTSFKFNFYDWQFVGEYSLSPDILKDNSDRYSSIWRNNFSIYISWNFFEPVKSSLESNASTKYELLINRKSKK, from the coding sequence ATGCAAGAGTTCCTATACGGGAATGTTTTTAAAAGATCTTTTGTAATATTATTTTTGGTAAGTATTTTTAATTGTTTTATCTTGTTTGCTCAAGATGTTAATGATAAGAAAAGTTTAAAAGATAAGAAAAATCTAACTTTAATGCAAAAAGCTAATTTGAAAGAACTTGAACTTTCTAGTGATGAAGATTTGAAAAAATGGGCATTAAGAGAAGGTATTGAGGAGAAGGATGTTTCTAAGATAAAGTCATTACTTTTGGAAAAATTTGGTATATCTCCTGAACTTTTTTCAAAAGATAGTAAAGATGTAGGCAGATATAAAATAATCATTGAAAGTACAGATAATCTTGAAAATTTTACTTATGAGATTACTGGGGATGAAACTATCATATTTAAAGGAAAAGTAAATCTTATTATTGAAGACATTAAAGATAATAAAAAGCATAACATTAAGGGTGATAAAATTATTTTTAATAAAAATTCCAAGAAGCTTTTTTCTAGTGGAAATGTTGAATATAAATTTGATTTAAGTACTGATGAGAAGTTGTATTTTTATGGTGGTGAATTATTTATTGATTTTGATTCTCAGAATTTTCTTCTCAAAAATGGAATTGTTCAAAAGAAAATGAATAAAAATTTAATTGATCATATTGTTTCATTTGGGGGCAAAGTTTTAAGGAAATTGGATAATGATTCAAACATATTAGAAGAGGCTTTTATTACAACTAGTAAGGTTCCAGAACCTTATTATTCTATTCGGGCCTCTAAGATATGGATTTTGCCATCTGGGGATCTTGGTGTTTTAAAGGCTGTGTTTTATATAGGAAGAGTACCTATATTCTATATTCCATTTTTTTTTAAACCAGGTGATAGTTTGTTTTTTAATCCGTCTTTAGGATATTCTTCAAGAAAAGGTCTTACTCTTTTTAATACTGTATATTTACTGGGGAAAAAATCTGCTAATATTGATGAAGTTTCTTTTTTAGATTTTGATTTTCATTCAGTATACAATTCAGATAAAAAATCTTATATTAGAAATGGTTATTTAACTTATTTCTTTGCAGAAGATATTGTCTCTAAAGTTAATCAAGACCATGTTAAATTGATTTTTGATATTTATTCTAATTTGGGGTTTTATTCAGGTATTGATTTTGATTTAGGTGATACTTTAGATCTTTTTAAAACTTTTGAAGGTAGTTTTGGTATAGGCTTGACAAGAACTCTATATGATCATAATTTCTCAGGTGACTATCGTCCTTTTTCGGGTAATAGTATCAATTACTCCCTTTTTAGTTTTGATAATATAAATAAGGGTGACATATTTGGATTTGAGGTTCCCTTTAGGTATTTGCTTAAATCTAAGTCTGAATTTTTAGTCAGTGATGCGCTTTTTTCATTGATTTTTGAGCATTATTCAGATCCTTATGTGATGATTGACTTTAAAGATAGATTAGAGAGCGCAACATTTTTTTCCATTTTAAGTCCTCTAAAAGATTCATCAGAGACAGAAAAGATGATAAGTGGATTCGATTGGAATTTATCTTCTTTTTATAATCGAACTTTTTATGATAATACCCTTATTGATTATAGATTAAATAATCTTGGATTTACTTTTAAATTGGCAAGTTATGAGAATATTTTTGGTAAAAATCCTAAGAGTTTTAACGATCCAACTAGGAAATGGTTTTATTTAGAGAGAGTTTATCTGCCTTATATCGATTTAAATTTTCAGAAAGAGCTTTATAATAACGGTTGGACTTCTTTTTCTAATTCTAAGGGTAAAGAAATAATTATGGTACCCAAGGTCAAAAATGTTGGAGATGATGTTGAGGATGACAAAGATAAAAGTAATGCAAAGAAACTTGTGGAAAAAAAAGATTTAACCAAAGATGTTTATTTATCCCCCAAACCAATTGTTTCTGATAATCTGAGTAAACAAGATTCTTTTTATATAAGATTGGGAATGAATCCTTATTTTAAAAATAATATATTTTTTGATGATTCTAAATTTAAATCTCCCCAGGAGTTTAAATATGATGTGAAGACCTATTTGTTTGAGATTAAAAATAAAATAGATTTGAAATTTCATGCTGATTTTTATAATCGGCTTGTTACTTTTGAAGATGTTTTGTATCTTAGTACTACTGAGTATAATCCTTTAGACAAAGATTATAATTTAGTCGATAAAGATAAGAAGGGCGAACATTCACTTATTAATAAAGTTAATTTAAATTTATTGCCTTTTATGCTGTATCCTGCTTTTTCTCGTAGTAGTATTAAGTTTGAGAACAAAATTACTCTTTATTCATTTGATAAAAAATATGATAAAGATTCTAAGATGTTGGATGGCAAGAACAATACCATTTTTTTAAAAAGTCCTGAGACTTTGCATCAAGAATTGAATTTTGGCTTGATTTATGACTATAGATTTTTTACTACTAGTCTTTCAGGTGTGCTGAAAAATACTTTTGAAAGTATATATGCTTCTTCTGAGCTCAAGTTTGCTATGGAATTTCCTTATTTGTTACAAGAAGTAGGTATTGGAATTAAATATGATAAAAAATTTAAGAAAGACGAGAAAAAGTCTGTTTTTAAAAATACTTCTGTTAATTTAAAACCTTTAAAACCCATTTCTCCTTATAAAAATTTAGAAATGCATCCTGCTTTATATTATAAGATAGAGCCAAGATATTTAGATTATTTAAAGCTTATCTTTCTTGTTGCTTATGATCCTTTGATTAATGGGTTATCTGAACTTTCGTTTAAGTTTAATGTTTATGATTTTCTATTTGAATTTGCTATGAAAAATGATTTTGAGTATAAGTATGATAAATTGATTGGCGATTTTGCAAAGGTAGGGTCTACAACTAATCTTATTCCCTATTCTTTAAGTTTTCAGTATAAAAAAGATTTATATGATTTTAAGTTTTTTGATGAAAAACTTAAAATTGGACTGGGAACAGATGTTGGATGGAAAATGAATTTGCAAAAATTTGTTGATAATGAATTTTGGTTTGAGTTTACTTTTAAGTTTAGGTATACCAAGTTTTTTGAGTTGAATCTTTCAACTCGTTCTATTAATACTAAAACTTTTAGATATTTTGGAGGATATATGGAACAGGCTGAGTTTGAAACGGTTAATTTGTTTGCGGATCTGTTTCAGTCATTTAATTTCTTTAATATTCAGGATAGAAAGAAATCATTATTTAAAATCAAGAAAATTAGTACGAGCTTTAAATTTAATTTTTATGATTGGCAATTTGTCGGAGAGTATAGTTTAAGTCCAGATATTTTAAAGGATAATAGCGATAGGTATTCTTCTATTTGGAGAAATAATTTTTCAATTTATATTTCTTGGAATTTCTTTGAACCTGTTAAATCATCGTTGGAAAGTAATGCAAGTACTAAGTATGAACTTTTAATTAACCGTAAATCTAAGAAATAA
- the uvrA gene encoding excinuclease ABC subunit UvrA — protein MREKITVKGAREHNLKNVNVDIPRNSLVVISGKSGSGKSSLAFDTIFAEGQRRYMESVSSYARQFLGVMKKPNVEYIGGLSPAISIEQRTISSNPRSTVGTITEIYDYYRLLFAKIGKPYCPNDGSLIEEQSLDNMINTILSYAEGSKVILFAPVVMGAKGAHKKELEKILNQGFSRVRVNSQDYLIEDAVNLNLDKNKKHNVEIIVDRIKLSSNVRIRLSESIETALSVSNGYLRVEIENDLEKIDKIFTEHNSCPLCGFSLPVIEPRLFSFNSPFGACSECSGLGITLDFDFEKICPNMKLSFNDDAFITFKPSSSWALSIFKGLAKHYGFSLDTPIKDISEDILKKILYGANEKIDFIYKSKEMESKEIKGGFYYSKEFEGLIPLLKRRYLATESESARSFYEGLMSRKTCNSCKGKRLSLGALSVKLCGKDIQELSNLSVIDSYSFFDKIELDELNLKISREILKEIKSRLKFLIDVGLSYLYLDRMSGTLSGGEAQRIRLATQIGSALAGVLYVLDEPSIGLHQRDNEKLISTLVNLKELGNTVIVVEHDEQTLRTADYIIDVGPGAGIYGGEIVAKGTLSDILNNDHSMTGKYLSGQLKIEVPKIRRKVGKAEIVLLSASKNNLKNINVRIPLGVFTVITGVSGSGKSTLLNEILYPALDSRLKSNTSCFDGFEDVIGYEQIDKVIQVNQKPIGKTPRSNPATYVGFFTEIRELFAKLPESRARGFKAGRFSFNVKGGRCEKCQGDGYLNIQMHFLPDVFVPCDLCKGKKFNEETLEIRYKGKNIYDVLEMSVLEAKNFFENIPKVNHYLEILKEVGLEYIKLGQASTTLSGGEAQRIKLAFELGKKSTGKTFYIIDEPTTGLHFDDIRKLLEVLQLLVQNGNTVVLIEHNLDVIKQADYIIDLGPEGGVSGGNIVVSGTPEEVSKCKSSYTGMFLKDLL, from the coding sequence TTGAGAGAAAAAATTACTGTCAAAGGTGCAAGAGAGCATAATTTAAAAAATGTTAATGTTGATATTCCAAGGAATAGTTTGGTAGTTATATCTGGGAAGAGTGGTTCTGGTAAGTCCTCTTTGGCTTTTGATACAATTTTTGCAGAAGGTCAGAGAAGATATATGGAGTCTGTGTCATCTTATGCAAGGCAGTTTTTGGGAGTAATGAAAAAACCCAATGTTGAATATATAGGTGGACTCTCTCCTGCTATTTCAATTGAGCAGAGGACAATAAGCAGTAATCCAAGATCAACTGTTGGTACAATTACTGAAATTTATGATTATTATAGATTGCTATTTGCTAAAATTGGTAAGCCATATTGTCCAAATGATGGAAGTTTAATAGAGGAACAATCTTTAGATAATATGATTAATACTATTTTAAGTTATGCTGAAGGGTCTAAGGTTATATTATTTGCGCCTGTTGTTATGGGTGCAAAGGGTGCTCATAAAAAAGAGCTTGAAAAGATATTAAATCAAGGGTTTAGTAGGGTAAGAGTAAATTCTCAAGATTATTTGATAGAAGATGCTGTTAATTTGAACTTAGATAAAAATAAGAAACATAATGTTGAAATTATAGTAGACAGGATAAAATTGAGTAGTAATGTAAGAATTAGACTTTCAGAATCTATTGAAACTGCTTTATCGGTTTCTAATGGGTATTTACGTGTTGAGATTGAAAATGATTTAGAAAAAATAGATAAAATCTTTACAGAACATAATAGTTGTCCTTTGTGTGGTTTTTCTCTTCCTGTCATAGAACCAAGGCTTTTTTCGTTTAATAGTCCATTTGGGGCTTGTAGTGAATGTTCGGGTCTTGGAATTACACTTGATTTTGATTTTGAAAAGATTTGTCCTAATATGAAGCTTTCTTTTAATGATGATGCATTTATTACCTTTAAACCCAGTTCGTCTTGGGCTTTATCAATTTTTAAGGGACTTGCTAAGCATTATGGTTTTAGTTTAGATACCCCTATAAAAGATATTTCTGAAGATATTCTTAAAAAGATTTTGTATGGTGCCAATGAAAAGATAGATTTTATCTATAAATCTAAAGAAATGGAGAGTAAAGAAATCAAAGGTGGTTTTTATTATTCTAAGGAATTTGAGGGCCTTATTCCTCTTTTAAAGAGGCGTTATCTTGCAACTGAGTCTGAGAGTGCTAGATCATTTTATGAGGGTTTGATGTCTCGCAAAACTTGCAATTCTTGCAAGGGTAAGCGATTAAGTCTTGGGGCGTTGTCTGTTAAGTTGTGCGGCAAAGATATTCAAGAACTTAGTAATCTTTCTGTTATAGATTCTTATTCTTTTTTTGATAAGATTGAGCTAGATGAGCTTAATCTTAAAATTTCTAGAGAGATTTTAAAAGAAATTAAAAGCAGGCTTAAATTTTTGATTGATGTTGGACTTTCTTATTTATATTTAGATAGGATGTCTGGGACTCTTTCAGGGGGTGAAGCTCAACGAATTAGACTTGCTACTCAAATAGGATCGGCTCTTGCTGGAGTTCTTTATGTACTTGATGAGCCTAGTATTGGATTGCATCAAAGGGATAATGAAAAATTAATAAGTACTCTTGTTAATTTGAAAGAACTTGGTAATACGGTAATTGTTGTAGAGCATGATGAGCAGACTTTGCGTACCGCTGATTATATTATTGATGTTGGACCTGGGGCTGGGATTTATGGTGGAGAAATAGTTGCTAAGGGAACTTTATCTGATATTTTAAATAATGACCATAGTATGACTGGTAAGTATTTAAGCGGTCAACTTAAAATAGAAGTTCCAAAAATAAGACGTAAAGTAGGAAAAGCTGAAATTGTACTTTTGAGTGCTAGTAAAAATAATTTAAAAAATATTAATGTGCGTATTCCTTTGGGAGTTTTTACTGTAATAACGGGGGTTTCTGGTAGTGGAAAGAGTACCCTTCTTAATGAGATATTATATCCTGCTCTTGATAGTAGGTTAAAATCAAATACAAGTTGTTTTGATGGTTTTGAAGATGTCATTGGGTATGAGCAAATTGATAAAGTTATTCAGGTAAATCAAAAACCAATAGGTAAAACACCAAGATCAAATCCTGCAACTTATGTTGGGTTTTTTACAGAGATTAGGGAACTTTTTGCAAAGCTTCCAGAGTCTAGAGCAAGAGGGTTTAAGGCTGGTAGATTTTCTTTTAATGTTAAGGGTGGGCGTTGTGAAAAATGTCAAGGTGATGGATATTTAAATATTCAGATGCATTTTTTGCCTGATGTTTTTGTTCCTTGTGATTTGTGCAAGGGAAAAAAATTTAATGAGGAAACTTTGGAGATTAGGTATAAGGGAAAAAATATTTATGATGTTTTAGAAATGAGTGTTCTTGAGGCTAAAAATTTTTTTGAAAATATTCCAAAGGTTAATCATTATTTAGAGATTTTAAAAGAAGTGGGGCTTGAATATATTAAATTAGGTCAAGCATCAACAACCCTTTCAGGAGGAGAAGCTCAACGGATTAAATTGGCTTTTGAGCTTGGCAAAAAGAGTACAGGAAAGACTTTTTATATTATTGATGAACCAACAACAGGTTTGCATTTTGATGATATAAGGAAATTGTTAGAGGTATTGCAATTGCTTGTTCAAAATGGAAACACTGTAGTCCTTATAGAACATAATTTAGATGTGATTAAACAGGCAGATTATATAATAGACTTAGGTCCTGAGGGTGGAGTATCTGGAGGAAATATTGTTGTATCTGGAACTCCTGAAGAGGTTTCAAAATGCAAGAGTTCCTATACGGGAATGTTTTTAAAAGATCTTTTGTAA
- the uvrB gene encoding excinuclease ABC subunit UvrB, with translation MQFCLRSDYFPAGDQSKAIREIEESILLDNKYQTLKGVTGSGKTFTIANIIRNLERPALIISHNKTLAAQLYREFKDFFPDNAVEYFVSYYDYYQPESYVPSKDLYIEKEATINEDIEIKRIRTVTSLSRRRDVIVVATVSSIYALGSPEFFKNAAHAFFVGQKISIKEIADIFVKLQYERTLMNLEHDKFSIKGDVIEVWPSNEHGDFAYKIYLDFDEIVRINRISPLTKKILGSTDEFTLFAKSYFVIPYENILDALPKIQVDLEIQYHSLKENGKFVEAERLKQRVEYDIEMLRETGSCQGIENYSKYFSDSEMDRPYCLFDFFPKDYLLFIDESHVTLPQFRGMYNGDYSRKLNLVNFGFRLPSALANRPLKYHEFESLINQVVFISATPGLEECEKSSVIAEQIIRPTGLIDPEIILRVSDGQMEDLYNEIQKRVALNEKVLITTLTKKMAEDLTDYLLSLDIKARYLHAEFNAIERVDIITSLRKSEIDVIVGINLLREGLDIPEVSLVIILDADKVGFLRSTTSLIQMIGRAARNSNGCVIMYYDHVSSAMREAIDETNRRRNIQIEYNKKNNIIPRTIIKKVQNILEKELKNETVDYDIEKIISDDKLSKKDLIIKLKFKLEEAVCDERFEDAIFLRDKIRDLVK, from the coding sequence ATGCAATTTTGTTTAAGGTCTGATTATTTTCCTGCTGGTGATCAATCAAAAGCAATTAGAGAAATTGAGGAATCTATTTTACTTGATAATAAATATCAGACTTTAAAGGGTGTTACAGGTAGCGGTAAAACTTTTACAATTGCTAATATTATTAGGAATTTAGAGAGACCTGCTTTGATAATTAGTCATAATAAAACTTTAGCTGCACAGCTTTATAGGGAATTTAAGGACTTTTTTCCAGATAATGCAGTTGAGTATTTTGTTTCTTATTATGATTATTATCAGCCTGAATCTTATGTTCCATCCAAAGATTTATATATAGAAAAGGAAGCGACTATTAATGAAGATATTGAAATAAAGAGGATAAGGACAGTAACATCTCTTTCTAGAAGGCGAGATGTTATTGTTGTTGCTACAGTTTCTTCGATTTATGCATTAGGTTCTCCAGAATTTTTTAAGAATGCTGCCCATGCTTTTTTTGTAGGGCAAAAGATTTCTATTAAAGAGATAGCAGATATTTTTGTTAAACTTCAGTATGAAAGAACGCTTATGAATCTTGAACATGATAAATTTTCTATTAAAGGTGATGTCATTGAAGTATGGCCTAGTAATGAGCATGGTGATTTTGCATATAAAATTTATTTAGATTTTGATGAGATTGTTAGGATAAACAGGATTAGTCCACTTACAAAAAAGATTTTGGGATCTACTGATGAATTTACTCTTTTTGCTAAGTCTTATTTTGTTATTCCTTATGAAAACATATTGGATGCTCTTCCTAAAATACAAGTTGATTTAGAAATACAATATCATTCTTTGAAAGAAAATGGTAAGTTTGTTGAGGCTGAAAGACTTAAGCAGAGAGTAGAATATGATATTGAAATGTTAAGAGAGACTGGGTCTTGTCAGGGCATAGAAAATTATTCTAAATATTTTAGTGATAGCGAGATGGATAGACCCTATTGTCTTTTTGATTTTTTTCCCAAAGATTATTTGTTATTTATTGATGAATCTCATGTTACTTTACCTCAGTTTAGAGGAATGTATAATGGAGATTATTCAAGAAAATTAAATCTTGTAAATTTTGGATTTAGACTTCCATCAGCACTTGCAAATAGACCTCTTAAATATCATGAATTTGAATCTTTGATTAATCAGGTTGTTTTTATTTCAGCAACCCCTGGCCTTGAAGAGTGTGAAAAGAGTAGTGTTATTGCTGAACAAATAATCCGTCCAACGGGTCTGATTGATCCAGAGATTATTCTTAGAGTTTCAGATGGACAGATGGAAGATCTTTATAATGAAATTCAAAAAAGAGTGGCTTTAAATGAAAAGGTTTTAATTACAACTTTAACAAAAAAAATGGCTGAGGATTTAACAGATTATTTATTGAGTCTTGATATAAAGGCTAGATATTTGCATGCAGAGTTTAATGCTATTGAGAGAGTAGATATTATTACATCTCTTAGAAAATCAGAAATTGATGTTATTGTGGGCATTAATTTATTAAGGGAAGGTTTAGATATTCCCGAAGTTTCTCTTGTTATCATACTGGATGCTGATAAAGTAGGATTTTTAAGATCTACTACTTCTCTGATCCAAATGATTGGTAGAGCTGCTAGAAACTCAAATGGTTGTGTTATAATGTACTACGATCACGTAAGTAGTGCAATGAGAGAGGCTATTGACGAAACTAATAGAAGACGAAATATTCAAATTGAATACAATAAAAAAAATAATATTATTCCAAGAACTATTATTAAAAAAGTACAAAATATTTTAGAAAAAGAATTAAAAAATGAAACCGTTGATTATGACATTGAAAAAATTATTTCTGATGACAAATTATCTAAAAAGGATCTTATCATTAAGCTTAAGTTTAAACTTGAAGAGGCAGTTTGTGATGAAAGATTTGAGGATGCTATCTTTTTGCGAGATAAAATAAGGGATCTTGTTAAGTAA